Genomic DNA from Mauremys mutica isolate MM-2020 ecotype Southern chromosome 13, ASM2049712v1, whole genome shotgun sequence:
GGAATAACGGCACTTGGTACATCCGAACAGTGTGTGTGAAATGTCCCGGACTGGTTATGTGAAAGCTCAGCTAATGGTTATACTGATTGTTGTAACTATGGAATAAAGTGTATTCTTGGTCTGCCTCAGGTGCTCTTCTCACTCggtttgtgcctctgtttctgaCTCAGCTCACCTACACTGGCAGCCTGACACTAGTGTTCCAGCACTGGTTACAAccgagttactcctgatttacactgctgAGAGAGCAGAATCAGTTCCCCCTCTCTTTGCACAAGAACCCCTAGGCTAGAACAGCCTGCTCCTTCCTGTGATCCAGCCAGCTGAACCCTGGTTTACCAGCCCCACGGACACCACAAAATCAGCCAAATCCTGCAAGCCATGTGCTTACGAGTCCAAATAGCACCATCCTTCATACAGAGCCATCACCTCCAGCGGCTTTACgaacaggacacacacacacacacacacacacacagggcagggaGCGAAGAAGAAAACTATCCATCTGAAAGTGCAATGGAGAATTGTAAGGAAGCAGCATGTAATGGCCTGACTTGGACTTTGGCTGGGATACTGAAACGCAGTGGTGTACACCCAAGTTTCACTAagttacttgcttacaaaatcaggcataaaaacACAGACGGGTCACagcagcacactattactgaaaattgctgacgttctcattgttaccatagggttataaaataaatcaattggaatatacatactgtacttacatttcagtgaatAACAGATAGAgctgtataaacaagtcattgcctGAAATTTGAGTTTGTTCTGACTTCGCTAACACTTTTcctgtagcctattgtaaaactaggcaaatctctagatgagttgatgtaccccctggaagatctctggtTGAAACCACTGTTGTAACACACTCAGAAGGCTGATGGCCAGCCCTTTTTACTAACCACAGGAGCGCTCAGCATGCCTAGGTGCTGGGATGTCTAGTTCATGCTAGGCATGCTCCGAGATGTCATCACGGCTACTAGCATGGCTAACAGTATGGACGGGACTCGCTACCCATTCTAAGAGACTCAGGGTTAAATGCAGGGCCCAGCGACTCCTGCGCTGATCTGCTACTGACTGGAGGGAAAAGCACCAGCTAGGGAACTGCCACCAACTGCAGTGGCTAGATTTTCCTTGGCGATCTCCCATCCAAACACCAGCCAAGCCCAGCTGTGCTCAGCACAAGGCACCACCTACCCACTACCGCTGCCGCCGAAAAGGGCGACTCTCACTGTAGTTCCGCTGCACAGATACTTCCAATGTAGAAGGGGCAAACCCCAGGCTCTGGGTCCTGCAGCAGTGCCCTAGAGCCAGGAGCTGCACCCTCCACAGACACACCTGGAAAGCTGGGAGAACAGAAatccctcctgcccggccccaaaATACATTACAAATCTCGCAGAAATGTTTTCGTGAATTTCATTGGATTCTGGGGCAAAATTCCCTTTTTGTGGAAAATTTCCTCCCCGCTCTCCGTGCCGACCGTCTCCAGTCCCcattcattccctccctggagctGTTCACAGTAGTTCAGTAGAGCTAACTGCTCTGCTCCTGTCTTATCCCTGACTGTCCCCATGTACAGCTGTAATATGCCCCTGCTCACAAGATCTCCACGCCGGAGCAAGAGAGCAGGGAGCCACATTCCCAGCCCAGCCTCTGCTTGCAGCACAGTCCCCTAACTAGGTTCAATGATGCTTTGTGCTTCCACAGCGTTTTCATCCcggcatctcaaagcactttccaaaggcAGGTAGGAATTAGTATCCCCCGCTCCTACAGGCAGGGAAAGTGAGGTTCCCTTTCACATGCATACGGTGCATTTCAGCCAACAGTATTTCATACCACTATATGCAGCATGacggaaatgcagccacctctggggtataGGGCAGCAGACAGACAGAGAGCTGGCATTCCGCCAGGGTTGGGGGGTAGTTCTGCTCAAGGAAACCAttggaacggtgccgggaattCTTTCCTGCCCACACAGAGCAGACCGGACCTTGGTTTTCAAAGTCTCTGATGAGCCTTTGCATTGCACCCCCCACCAGCCTCCGTCCTACGGGGCAGAGGGTGCGTTACAAGTGTCTCAAAGGAGCCAGACTGTACAGGGACCCAGCTGCCTCTAGTCTCCTCTTCTCCTTCTCTGGCACCATCCCCGAGACCTGCCTGAGCATCACAGCGGCCCAGGGCAGGGTCTCCCCACGCTTCTAGGAGACCAACAGACAGGAAAGGAGGCTGCTGCAGTGTGGTTCACGGAGACATCTGCTGGCCAGCGGGGGTAGCAGCTACTGACAGGCCAGGCCGGTACCTTGGGGGACGGTAACAACCctccacccaaggaaaggggggagTGAAGAGGAAACTAGAACCTGAAGCAGGTCACAGGGTCCTTTATGCCCCAGAGGCTCTGACGGTGCCGCCACCCAACAGAATCACTTAAAactcaaccccccagccccaaagtcCCTCCACTCTTAACTGTGCCAGAACTCCGAGACATGCCCCGTTTTGAATATAGTGAAAAAGCTCATTCTCCCCCCGAGACAATGTCTGGGATTTGCTCCTCCCATGCTTTGCgggggagctgagagaggaaTAAAGTGTGAGTTACCTTTAAAGGTGCGTGCAGTCTGCGCTGGGTATGCACACGCGCACATGGTCaaggggggggccgggggcactCAGCGGCCGGCAGGACCAAATATAAACCtttttggaaagaaaaagaaagagcttAATCATGGAAAGGGACGAGGGCagattttacacacacaccaAACCCCAAACGTTTAGACTCTGCTGGACTTCCCCTGCCCTGTTGTAACAATCTGAGGCCTAGAACTCACCCCCCTTTAAACATCCGTGTCAAACCCCAGCCCAGCTGTCGTCAGTGTCCCCCGAGTACTAGACACgagcccagcccccctcaccTGGTTCACAAGAGAGGCTCCAGCACCCGGAGCTGTGGAGAGACGCCGAGGCTGGGAGCTGGCTTTGCCAGGGCAACCAGGTTAGAGCAGGCTGCGTAGTGCCAAGGGCAGTGAGTTAACCTCAGCCTCCCGGTGGCAGGTCGGAGCACAAAGGGGCTTGAGGGACCCAGGAGACACGTCGGACGTAccaggcagatgggggagcagtcCAGGGAAACAGGCAGCCCAGAGGCAGAGggtctggagcctttccctgggtGCCGACTGAAATCAGCCCCGTGACAGCAGGGATTGGAGGTCGTTTATGTTGCCATCGGGCACCCGTCTAGCAGCCGGTGTTCTCAGTCCGCCCCACAAAACCCACCCCTGCGGTTAGTGCTCGCTGGCAGAGAGGCCTGGATGgactgggctgtggggagggccCAGCTGTCCTGCTTCCCCGGTTCTCGGTGTGTCTCGCTGCAGCATGCAGCCCCTCTCCCAAAAAGCAGCAGATGGGGAGGGTAAGAGACTTACCCACGATCACACCGTTGGAGCTTGGACTAGCATCAGCCTCTTGGAGGCCATGGCTGAGATCCTGGCTAGACTGAAATCTAcggcaaagttcccattgactgcagtggggccaggacttcaccccAAGCCAATAAGTACCACACTCCCCTTCCTTGGCTAGCTAGCAAGGCAGCGTTGTTGTGCCTTCTACGCTAAGCGCTTCACTGAGAACTTCAACCGCTGCCATCCTTCTATGGGGACGTCTGGCTCGACTGGTGAGGGTATCAGCGGATCGGGATGGGGTAGCCTGGCACACCTGGCTGTGGTAcaggtctgggactgggaatcaCGACACCTGGGTGGGGGCAAGTCAGCTAACCCCCAGCAGTAAACTGTTCATGTTTAATGTCCCCAAAGAGCACTGAGACCCATGGGGGGAAGGCACCATAGGTTTAATGGGGTTTATTTGCTCTCCTCCGAAGCATCGGCAGACCAGACCCGATGGCTTGAGCAGCTCCTGTAGGATCTCTTGCATGTTCATCCTTCCAGAGGGGCTCAGGACACCCCTAAATTCATTATCGTTGGGGTGGCAAGGGCCTCCCAGCTCCACCTTCCAGAACCAACGGCCTATGAATGTCAACTTCAGCATCCAGCGAAAGTTGTCTCCATGGTAACAGGGCGGTGGCGCCGGCCTATGACTCATGGTAAACGAGCCGTCCCCTGAGCCAACTGCCGAGAGACTCCGGGAAGAATTGAAAAAATCGCCCCTGCTGCAGATAAAACCCATGTGGAAATAATAGAGCCATTCAAATCCCTTTAGAACTGCTCCGAAATTCACGGCTGGATTAGGCCGGGCAGCTGGGCTCTTGTCTGTATCCAGTATTAGAAAGTTattacaccagctggggaattACAGGATTGGGTGAACTGCAGGGCAGCTCACGCCTCTGAGCCACGTCCCCTAATCCCACTGCATTTACATAGTAAATAAATCtgagcacaacaacaacaacgacaACAACGAGAGACTCGAGATCCAAATACACCCCTCTGCCCCGGAAGCCTTGTCTCCAAGGCGCCCGAAGGAATTAACACCCAACTCTCTTGTTTTCATCTTCTCCTCTGCTCTCCAAGCAGCTGTTACCAAGGTGACAGCAGGACCAAACACGTAACCAGGGGGCTGAGGGTCCCTGCTTGGTTGGATCTATCGTTTGCTAGGGATAGGTCCAAACCAAATCCCCGCTACATTTTGAGGGAGCTTGGATCCAGATCAAGCCTCCAGCATCTGAATACCCCAAAACTTTACTTTTTTGGAGGGGGAAAGGGTAGATTCCAAATGTTGCATCCTGCCCCATGTTATAATAAGCCAACCCAAAGTTCTGTTTTTTTCTGTAGTCTCCCCAATCCAGTTATTTCCTCTTCCTTTTATATTTCTAGCCCCTCAGTTATTCCTTTCTCCTCATGTGCCTTGCATCTCCCCTGGATTTCACACAGATCCTTTCCCATCATCAATTCCTTCTGGGAGAATGAAGAGAAATGGGTCTTTAGATACTTGGAATTAAATCAACCATCTCTCCAACTTCCACTCACCATGCCCTCCACAAAGCCCAGTTGAGCCCTGTGAGTTAGCCTCTCTATGGCTCAatttctgatctcacactggattaaatccagagtgactccagaTTACACCCTTCCAACCAAAAGCAGAACTTGCCCCTAAATTTGGAAGGGTGCTAGTTAGGTCCAACCTACATTTTAGAGCTGATCCGCACCATGACAAAGCATAAGGCATGTCTCTGTTCTGAACTCCTAGTGTGCTGGATGTTGGGCAGTGACTGAAAACTGAGGCCCAAATGATCCCGTTCGGTCAGTTTGGAAAAGCTTTTGTGCCATGATCACCTGCAGAGATCTGTcagccagaagggcccattaggATCATCTCACCTGAGCTCCTGAAAAGCACAGGCCTGAGACTCCCCCAGGGattcctgcacccagcccctcgTTGCTGGCTGAGCCAGACCGTCTCTTTTAGAGACATCCAGTCTCAGTGTAACGGCTCGCATTAAAACTCTGTGTTCGCCTTTGAGCGGAGAGAGATGGCCCAGCTATCAGTCACCAGCCTCAGGCATGGAGGGCTGGGCACGGCCCCTCTGCTTCTGGGAGTGCTACAAAcaagccagtgggctggatgCTGTAAGCAAGGCAGGGAGACGGGCAGGGAGTTGGTAAAGTGGGGAGACAGTGACGGGAGCAGCAGCGTACCCTGCTCCCTGGATCCCCTCCCGACATCCCCCCAGCTCcaggtgtgcagggagggggcacgcAGGCAGACACAGCAGGACCTACAGCCAGAGCCGATTGTACTACCACAGCGGGTTCCCAGAGCAGCGTGGCCGGGCAGCTTTGCATGGTGACCGAGCAGCAGGCTTTGGTCCTGGTTTTCAGCCCCAAAGGGCACTGGGTTACTCTCAGTGCAGCAGCCACCATGACTAAATCCCTCCCCTGCTCACTGCCCCATGAATGCTATGCCACGTCTCTGTGCCTATGATGTGCCCACTTCCCAGTGGGCATCAGTGTCTCCGGGGTTCCCAACCTCGTGCTGGGTCCCAGCTGCCATGGTCACGTACAGCCCAGTATCCAGGATTGCTCAGCCTCAGAGCAATGGGAGGTAGACTCCCGTGTGTGCCGTCCGCACCCCTGGGTTCACCTGAGCATCCTAGCAGCAGCTCAGTTTCCTCCGGGTTTGTTAGCAACAGAAAGTTTCCAAACCCAGCGTAGGGATGTTGCTTTAGCAACTGCTGTGATCGGCTGAATGCAGGATCAGAATTCTGCCCCAGCAATGGAGCCTTTGAAAGGCCATGTGCTGCATGCTCACAGCTCCTTCGACAGACCACTGCATCACGCCCAACTGGTGCTCCTTCGCTGCACCATCTCTGCACAGCgctggctctgcccccagacGATCAGAGCACAGGGAAAGTAGCTCTGATCACTCCTCTTTGCAGGGCACTCAGTCGCCAGGCAGGAacatggggagggggaattggCAGGAGGGGAGCTGAAAGAGAAGGCTGGCAGGCTGGGAAGGCAGCGCAGAAGCGTGGGGAGAATGGAAGAGAAGgactggggagagagaagggggtggagaTACAGAGAGACGAGGCCTTCAGGAGAGAAAGCCATTGGGATAAAAAAGGCTCTCTGCGGCTCCAAACGTGGGACCAGGCTGGGCTCTCCGGAGAGAACTATGGCCCTGGGAAGCCCAGCAAGGGGGCTGCCGGATGCCCTGGAGGCTGGACCAGCCATCACGCCCAGAGGCCTGGCGCTGGATTCTCCTCTCAGGGGTCCTAGGCCTGGGTTTACACCAGTGTCTCCGAGGGGGCAGAGTCTGATGCTGCAGGCCTGCCCTGCCCATGAACCGTAGGAGACAGCGGCTCTCCGCTCTGCCCTGCCAGTCAAGATGGGCCCTTGCTGAACCGCCAGGCTGGGGTcatgctctgcctggcagcccccaGCACACCGCACTCCCCAGCGCTGCGACTGATGGCTCCTCCACATGCTCCCATCCTCTCAGACCCGCTGACACACACAGCCACGcatcctctctcttcctctgacTCAGACACTGCTCAGCTCCACGGCTGTGCGGAGCCAGCCTCTCACAAGCTTCTGCTGGCTGGGAAACGCCAGGCAGATGCTGGGCTAGCCGGCCACTGCAACAGGTAAACAGCTCTCTCTCCATCGCCCCCTCCTtgctgccctgcctgccccccgcagccctgctccctcccattTCGCACCCTCCAATTCAGCGGGTGCCGCTGAGCCCTTTGGAGAAGAAAAATAactccagctcctgccagccgccAAACCCCAGCACGAGCCGGCACCCTCTGTGttccagccagccagagagaggAGGCGCCCATTGCAGTTTGGATACCGTCGGAGCAAGATCTGTCGTCCCGCTACGGGTCTCGGTCTGGAGGGCGTCCCGCAAGCAAAGGGGCCATCCCCGGAGGCAGAACCCAGAGGGGAAAGGATGCGCTAGGAGCTCAGCCAGCGGTAAGGGCAGCGGGTGCAGCTCCATGAACTGCTGCAGGTCACACCATGAGGGAGGCGGCTTGGCATGGCTCAGGGCCCCCGGCTCTGCCTCAGGGCCAAGCAGGGCACAAGGGGAAATCGATGTGCTAAAATCCTGGACATGTATGGAAGTGCAGGAAGCAAGGGAGGGGAGCAATCAGCGGGGAGAGGGGTGTTGGGCGTGAGTGGGGAGAATGAGACGCAGCGTTGCAGACAGTGGCGTTTACTCGCCTGTGACTCACCAGCCAAGGAGCGGGGGAGATTTTCTGATGTCTGGTGCCAACAGGGCTCCCTCACAGAGCCCAGGTTTAGACACCTCTTGCCCAGACATGGGGCTTCTCGGTACAGGAGCGGGGAAGGAATGACAAACGCCCCAGTGCCAGTAACCGGGCCCCAAACCCAGCATCAGGGTGTAGCCCATGTGGGTAGGGATAGAGCGACTGGCtggaactgggggcaggggggttatgCCCAGGCTACTGCTCCTCAGGATGGGAGGTGCCTTCTCGGATGACCCTGTGCTAACCACCACGGCCTGGCAGACAGGCCCTGTGGGTGCAGCATCACCCTCTACCATGCCAGGCCCCGCGGCATGTCTCTCTGGCTGGGCCATGTGTCGGTGCTGAGGGCGAGGCCGCAGTCGGGCCTGCGCTCCCTGAAATTAAcaccgagcccagcccctcgggcCCGGGTGCGACTCCACCAGGGTTACTCCAGCGAGGAATGTGGCCCCTAGATCCCCTGGGACTGAAGGGGTCCCCCTTCTCCCCGGCCCCTCGTCCCTCGCAGGGAGGCTCTGccatttccaccccctccccacacaccggCTCTGCTGTcagcgccccagccccagctgtggctgtggcCCGGAGGCAGTTCCCATGGCAATGCCCAATCAGCCCCGGGCTGCGCTGCTCAGCCCCCCTGCAGGCGGACGCGGTGATTGGTGGGGAAAGGCAGGACAGGGTGGGAGTGAGCACTATAGGAAAagcgtgtgtgtgttggggggcggggtgcttcAGCATGAGGAGGCAGAGCCGAGTggtcccagcccctcctcttccaCTCACACGATTGGGTAACTGGGGATACCCTGATATAGGGCCCGATTCTGAAAGCAGCTGAACACCTGCAGCCCCACTGCGCTCCTAGCGGGGGGCTGGGCCCATAGGAAGGATGGAGCCAGTCTCCGttcagcagcagggccggctggTGTTTGGGACCCAGAAAGGGTCCCGTGATGGGTGGGTGCACCAGAGGTGTCAATCTCAGCTCACACGAAAGCCAGTGACTCTGGAACTGATCGCCAGGGAGCACAGGCACATGAAGGTCATGCTGCCCCCCCGGCTGCCCAAGGCTTGCAAAGCACAGGCTGCAGGTTCCACCAACGTCCTGGTGGGAGGTGACCCAACAATCATCTCCTTGGCCCTTCCCAGGTCCTGCAGGCTGACTCTGCCCACAGGACAATGGGCTCTGGTCCTGGCCAAACCCTCCCTGATATCAATGGGGCAGGAACCTGACACTGAGCAGGGGAGCCGTGGGAGCAGGGTCCTGGCACAGCAAGGGCTGTCCCTGCTCTGAAGGGCCCAGTCCAGCTCCTCATGGGCCTAGGATACTAGGTGTGACCTGCTGTCTCCTTggtaccagcaggaggcgctctcaGGAGGCTGAGGTGGTGGTTCAGAGCAGTCACTCCTGTCCccatgccaggggcggctccaggccccagcatgccaagggcgtgcttggggcggcatgctgcggggggcgctctgccggtcgccgggagggcggcaggcgactccggtggacctcccgcaggcgtacctgcggagggtccactggtcctgcggcttcggtggagctgcgggaccagcagaccctccgcaagcacgcctgcgggaggtccaccggagccgcgggaccggcgaccagcagagcgcccccagtggcatgccgccatgcttgggggggcgaaatgtctagagccacccctgccccatgcctgcccctcagctccccccctccccgggtaCTGTTATCCCATGCCCTGGCCATTAACCCCTCAGCCCTGACTAACCagatcctctctgcccccagctttCAAACATCACGTCCTGACTGAGACGAAGGTGAAGCTGCTCCCCAGCGTctccagcagggagagggctctgggagcCCACCCTGCCATGGGAGGGAGGTGGCACCCAGCTTGGGGGTGTCCTGCCCCACAAGACGGGTGAGGGGCATGCTCAGAAAGAGCAGGGGAACATTCTTGGCCgctgggtgagagcaggggaACTGAAAGCTGAGTCAGAGCTTTACAGACTGGCTCTGACTCTCCATAATCCCGtagcccctccctccccgtggaaTGTGAATGAACCAAAGCGCGCTGCCCAGGCCTCTGTGACGGGCACAAGGGTCAtcacccccatttcacagctggggaaactgagtcacgctGAGATTAGGTGACTGGCCCAAGACTACTTGGCTAGGTATCAGCACAGCTTGGAACtgcacccaggagtcctgggttctgtctgtctTCTAACCACTAGGGGGTGCCCTCTAGCCAGACGCAGGGGACAGGCGCAGGGGTACGCTGTGCTCACACCGTGGGAAAGGCAGGAGCCAGCAGTGCACTCCTGGGCACCCCTCCCGTCACTCACCTCAGGAATGGACTGTGCTCAGCAGAAAACGAATGTCTGACTGAGGTCGTGTCCTGGCATccggctgggggatgggggccgGACGTGTCTCGTGGGTATCCCCGATGCGCCGTGCCCACAGGGCACAGGGCTAGCTCCGCTCCTGGAGGTGTTCACGTCCCCGAGCTTGGCATCAGCAGCAAAGGGACGTCCTGACAGGCGTTGTCaatcccctccccaggccccatGCCTGCTCGTGACCAGTCATGTGGCTGCAGCCGGGGGCCCAATGTGGAGCATGGGAAGTGGTACGGGGTCCGCTCCTACCTGCACCTCTTCTACGAGGACTGCACCGGCGCCGGTCTGGCTGATGACATGACCGAACCCCCAGTCTCCCGTGCCCATGGCGGATGGCCCTCCCTCGTCTGGAAGGTAAGAACCATGTCAGCATCATtagcccctgctggggggtgctctgctcCCGGAGCCTGGGATCAAGGGACATTCACCCTCTCTGGGTGTCACCTCTGGGATGGTCAcgcccccccatcccagggtTTCCCCCCGAAACTCTCCAGCCCACTGTAAGAGCCTGggttccttcccctcctccccggttTGGATCGCCTGGCTTGTCCCTTTCAGGGACCCTCTCTGGCCCCGCAGTTAGGAGGCTAGAGACCCTCCCCTGGGCCAGAGGAGGATGAGGGACAGCGTGCCGGAGATGCCGGGCGTTTCAGCTGTCAGCGATCACCCAGCTCTCTGGATCGCAGAGTCGTCCGGCTGAGGCACCGTGCAGGCAGGTACGGCACCGGCCTCCCCCTCACAGCTCAGCCGACACAGCCCTGGCCTGCCCCTCCCCGggacctctcccctcccctcggtgCTGGCAAGCAGCAACTCCCTCTAGCCAGCCCCGGGCTCCTGCTGAACCCAGACTCCAGGCCCactgtgatcagctagtctgacctgtCCAGCACAGGCCCTGGGACTTCCCCAAATAACCCGTTTGAACTAGAGCCGATCTGGGAGAAACCATCCCACCCAGGGAGACTCCCCGCAGCCCTGGGTAAGCTGTTCCCATGCTGAGTTACAAGCTTGCGCCTGTCTGGAACGAGGAACCGCTGGGGACTCGGAGGAGAAACCACCCCACACCCATGCTGTCCCAATCCCAACTCCCCTTTTATCGTAGGGTCTCGactcacttcccagcacagataTTAACTCAGCCTCGCAGCCCTGGCAGGGAGGGATCCTTGGCCCCTTTTTATAgaggaagaaactgaggcacacataggcgGAGACCTGCCTGTCTCAGGCCAGAGGGGGGTgcaacccaggagtcttgactccCTGCCCCCGGTTCCTACCCCTTGCATGCAAGCTGCCCACCACGCTACGGCCCTAAGGTGCAACGTCTCGCTCTTTCCCGGCTAGTCAGAGAGGAGGAAGGAGCTCAGCACTCAGGAGGATTTCAAGCCAGGGCTGCCCCACCTGGTCATGCAACAGTGCAGGGTCACCAGGTCAACTGTGCCTGTAGCCCAGAGATCAGCTGACACCTCCCCCAAGCACAGAATCAGAGACGCCCCATCCCCCGGTCTGCAATgaaagcaggagccctgggcacaGAATGAGAGACGCCCCATCCCCAGGCCGGCAATGAAAGCGGGAGCCCTGGGCACAGAATGAGAGACGCCCCATCCCCCGGTCTGCAATGAAAGCGGGAGCCCTGGGCACAGAATGAGAGACGCCCCATCCCCAGGCCTGCAATGAAAGCGGGAGCCCTGGGCACAGAATGAGAGACGCCCCATCCCCAGGCCTGCAATGAAAGCAGGGGCCCTGGGCACAGAATGAGAGACGCCCCATCCCCCGGTCTGCAATGAAAGCAGGGGCCCTGGTCACAGAATCAGAGGGGTCCTCTCCATGGGGCTGGGGTTGTTAATTTGTCTTAGGTGCGCGGGGTGCCAGGCActgcaagagacagtccctgcccggaAGAGCGGACAGTCTACAGgcaaggggtgggaggggaaacagaggcccagagagggggagggagcgcCCAAGGGCCGAGCCAGGACTAGAAACCCAGCTCTCAGAGGTGCCAGGCCAGTGCCTAGGCCATTCAGTCCCCATCCCCCATGGTAGAGCCTTTCCTCTCGTTAGTACCACGCTGACTGAGCCCTTTGCATCCCGGCCCCCAGGTGAGTCTCTCAGCTGGAATGCTGCTCTTGCTGATTGGAGCCGCAGCACTGGCCACAGGGTACCTGGTGCCCCCGAAGCTGGAGGGCATCGGCGAGGAAGAGTTTATGGTGCTTGACCTGCAGGCGATGGCGTATAACCATGCCCTGGTGACCTGCAGACTGGTGGGCACTGTCCTGTGCGCCGTGGCCGGGGCCCTGGGGGTGGCGGGCGTCCTGGCATGCAtgctgggcagggctgcgcaAGGGggcgaggaagaggaggagcagcagctatCGCCCATTCTGCGGGAGAGCCCCCTGAAGAAGCACAGCATCATCATGCCGCCGGCAGCAGCAGGCTCACCGGCCGTGCCCTTTGGCGCTTCGCAGATACAAAACATACAGCCAAAGAGAGACACACAgctccccctcctgcctccctccaCCACCGCACCCGCTCCCTGAAGCTAAAAGCTCTCCTGTCTCCCCCCATGTTGCTACCACACCCGATTAACAGCCCCACTGCTCCGGCTCTAAGGAGTCCCGACGTGTCACCATTCAGCGCTAGCAGGAGGAAGGTGTGTGCAgcacctgcaccccttcccgctGCTTCATCTGCAgaacctgggggggggaggggagtgtggagggagGCTGTGGCCTGGCCCCCATGTGAGAAGATCTGAGAACTGCTGGAGGTGTCTTCTGGCCAGGCCACCTGGCTcaaaccagaacagaaatgcCCCACCTGAGCGCAGGTGGACTCAGCCTTTAAGCCAATAGGATCATTTCATGCCACATCATCTGGAGGCTGAGCTATAATTGCAACCTATCAGCAAGAAGGAAACTGTGTTCGGTGGTAGAGGTGGAGTGTGATTGGCCATCACCTAATGGACAAAGTCCCAACTTTTCTGTGGTCCACCTTCCTCTGCCCTGCTTCCTGGTCAGCTGTAACTGATGAAAGTGTCTGAGTACCAGTCCAGCAATGTCCTCTTTCCATGC
This window encodes:
- the NRSN2 gene encoding neurensin-2; translated protein: MPARDQSCGCSRGPNVEHGKWYGVRSYLHLFYEDCTGAGLADDMTEPPVSRAHGGWPSLVWKVSLSAGMLLLLIGAAALATGYLVPPKLEGIGEEEFMVLDLQAMAYNHALVTCRLVGTVLCAVAGALGVAGVLACMLGRAAQGGEEEEEQQLSPILRESPLKKHSIIMPPAAAGSPAVPFGASQIQNIQPKRDTQLPLLPPSTTAPAP